The proteins below are encoded in one region of Ignavibacteriota bacterium:
- a CDS encoding T9SS type A sorting domain-containing protein — protein sequence MKAASLPVYILLLCHAGLFIDTTAQTRIDMTLEVDSVQRQFIIARPSGTAPAGGYPLVVMLHGTSGDGEKFYNISGWKEKGEQENFVTVFPSALQYCFYTDDGSGMMHLTTKWKNGDALQKLCPGARPMKDDITFLRRMIDTIAALLPINLRKMYVSGFSNGGAMASKLMVEMSDIFAAASCGSGLLSEQDSAQARRNLPAWFILGTDDPLWLLSYQNAGIPLQRFPFNDSTVTHYLAPHIQRYLGALGLANQYRKDSIGNVLTYTYTTPSSALPVTEFRFSLIRGLEHEYPNGVNHWLVAANFLWDFYKRQQLPTTVESAPATMAFDVYPNPAQEYFIVKCTGEVHVSLSNLLGQSVFASRTTGGQRITLPTMARGVYTLRLEHQGIVQVSSLAIIPR from the coding sequence ATGAAAGCAGCATCCCTCCCAGTATACATACTTCTCCTTTGTCATGCGGGTCTGTTCATAGACACCACCGCGCAGACACGCATCGATATGACACTGGAGGTCGATTCCGTGCAACGACAGTTCATCATAGCTCGTCCCAGTGGAACAGCACCCGCGGGTGGTTACCCATTGGTGGTAATGTTGCATGGAACCTCGGGCGACGGCGAGAAATTTTACAACATTTCCGGCTGGAAGGAAAAGGGCGAGCAGGAGAATTTTGTTACAGTATTTCCCAGTGCATTGCAATACTGCTTTTACACCGACGACGGTAGCGGCATGATGCATCTCACCACCAAATGGAAAAATGGTGACGCCTTGCAAAAGCTGTGTCCCGGCGCCCGTCCCATGAAAGACGATATTACCTTCCTCCGAAGGATGATTGACACTATCGCTGCTCTTCTTCCGATAAACTTGCGTAAAATGTATGTGAGTGGCTTCTCGAATGGCGGCGCCATGGCCTCGAAACTGATGGTGGAAATGAGTGACATTTTCGCTGCGGCTTCGTGCGGCAGCGGTCTGCTCAGCGAGCAGGACTCGGCGCAGGCTCGACGAAATCTGCCCGCCTGGTTCATTCTCGGTACCGACGATCCGTTGTGGCTGCTCTCCTACCAGAATGCGGGGATCCCACTCCAGCGGTTCCCCTTCAACGACAGCACGGTGACACACTATCTCGCACCTCACATCCAACGGTATCTGGGCGCGCTGGGCCTTGCGAATCAGTATAGGAAGGACTCCATCGGGAATGTGCTCACCTACACATACACCACACCATCGTCCGCGCTACCGGTAACGGAGTTCCGATTCTCCCTCATCAGAGGCCTGGAACACGAATACCCCAACGGTGTGAATCACTGGCTCGTCGCAGCGAATTTCTTATGGGATTTCTACAAACGGCAGCAACTGCCCACTACCGTTGAGAGCGCTCCAGCGACGATGGCATTCGACGTCTATCCGAATCCGGCGCAGGAATATTTTATCGTCAAGTGCACCGGAGAGGTGCACGTATCGCTCAGCAATCTCCTCGGACAGTCTGTCTTCGCATCACGAACTACCGGCGGCCAACGTATCACCTTACCCACGATGGCGCGTGGTGTGTACACACTCCGCCTTGAACATCAAGGGATCGTGCAGGTGTCATCCCTCGCGATTATACCACGGTAG